In Bacteroidales bacterium, the sequence CCAAAAGTGTTGCAGGTATATTTTGAATCCATCCTTCCTGAATACGACAAGGAAAGGGTACATCAGTCAGATATCAAAAAAATAGTCTCGTGGTACAATCTCTTGCAGAAGAACAACCTGCTGGGGGTTCTTGATGAAGAGGAAAAAACTGATGTGACTGAAGAAAAAGAAGAAAAGAAAACAACAGAAGACCAGGGAAAAGAAGAAAAATCCTGAAACCGGCAAATTCTTTCAGGAAAGTTCTTTTTTAGCCTCTTCCCAGAGGGCATCCATTTCAGCCAGTGTCATTTCCTTCAGGGACCGTCCTGATTCACGGGCCCTTTTTTCAATGTGCTGAAACCGCTTGATGAATTTCAAATTGGTGCGTTCCAGGGCAGTATCGGGATCGATTCCGTACAAACGTGCTGCATTGACCACCGAGAAAAACAAATCGCCAAATTCTTCTTCCATTCTGTCCTTATTGCCTTCCTCAACCTCTTTTTTCA encodes:
- a CDS encoding nucleoside triphosphate pyrophosphohydrolase yields the protein SMVKAGRIQEKVRAVGFDWEDRSQVWNKVEEELNELKKEVEEGNKDRMEEEFGDLFFSVVNAARLYGIDPDTALERTNLKFIKRFQHIEKRARESGRSLKEMTLAEMDALWEEAKKELS